One Drosophila teissieri strain GT53w chromosome X, Prin_Dtei_1.1, whole genome shotgun sequence genomic window, GTTAAGATTAAAGACGAGCTCATTTACAAATAGTAAGTGTTACTACTTTTGAGATTTGCATAAGTTAACTGGGTCTCTTCTTTCGCGCATTTCagccaaaatgcaaatcacTCATATTTTTCAGTTAAAGATTGCCAAAGCATTATCATATCAACGGTCCCACAGCGAGAAATATTACACATTTCTCTTCAGCAGCgcacatatattattataaactaTAAACACACAGTTTAGCGGCATaacatgaaaaaaaaatgaaaaaaatggtTTGCCTGGTGGATCACGGGTCATTAATACGATATTATGATTcgctttttattgtttcataACTCTCTGGCTTTTAAAGGTGATcgttatgttttatttatttcagaCACAAAGCATCGATTGTGGTTTATTGGTGGCGGTTGTGTGGTGATTACGTCTATTCGGCAGCCTTGACTAACGCTTCGGCGACCTCAACGGCGATGGCAGCCTGGGCCTTGGCCTGCAAAACAAGGATCGGAAGTAAGTGTCAGTTAGAAATCTTTCCAAAGTTACAAGTAGTAGTGTTTGCAGTTAGGGATTCTGGTTTCTTTCCACTTCAGAGGGTAAAAACAACTCAAACAACAGATTACTAATGAAAATAACATATAGATAGGCGATAATTTGAGAGCAAAAAAGTAGTACGAAGGTAATATCTCAAGTAAAAGTGATGGGCACACAGATTTTAGACTTGCCAATTGTCTAGTTACTAAAATGCCAGTTTACGTGaatgttttcattaaataagTTTGTTTGAGTTATACTTTTTGGACCAGATCAACTAGACACTACTTTATGCAACTTCTTGACGAGATTCGCACCTTGTCGTCGCCAGCGGAGCTGAGCTGTGACTGGTATTTCGCGAGCAGCTGGCGCGCCTCGTTGGCATCGATGTCCTCGATGTTGTGGGCCTCCTCGGCCAGAACCTGAACGGAGGAGTCCTCGTTGACGGTGACGGAGCCGCTGGAGACGAAGAACTTGAGGGTCTTGCCATCGTTTTCCACCACCTGGACAACACCGGGCTTCAGGACAGCTGGAAAAGCAAAGAGATTCGCCAGCGGTGATATAACCATCTCGAGGGGATCAGCACTCAATGTCGGGACTTACCCAGAGTGGGCACGTGCTTGGCCAGGATGCCGAAGGATCCCGAGAAGGAGGGCACATCGATTTGGCGCACCACAGCGGCATCGTAGAAGGTTTTGTTGGCGGCGGCGAAGGTCAGCTTCATCTCATCCGAGTAGCTGCGGTTCTGGGCCAAACGGGCGCCGCGGGCGGCCAGCAAACGGGCGTTCTTGACGAAGGACATTCTGGGCTGCAATGGGAAGATAAATTCAGTATTAAAACTTCATTTTCCTTTAGCCAGCAAgcttaacaacaaaaaaaccaaattatgtAACTTTGTAGGTTAGGCGGCGGCTGCTATTGCGTTTCCCTTGCACAGATTTCGATAGATTTTCACTGCAATTGCTTGCTCACATTGATCAGTGGACTACCCCTTAATTTATCAGTTATTTTCACctgtttttatttcggtttGATAGCGAAAAACACGAGAAAACTTCAATGATCAGCCGCTGTTTTTGCGAAAAACGTTCCAATCAGAGTGACCAGCCGGGAGAACACAAATTATCTGGTATTAACGCGTTTGTACcgtatttattttagaatacaacattttttattggcaGCATTAAcactttttaaataaattgtttaattgttttactCATATTAATAAAGTGTCttcacaaaatatttaccatAAACAAGTATTcaagaaaaaatgtatttagtgGTCACTCTAATGATTTGATTCAATAGTCTGGCATCACCATTCCAACagcttacatttttttggaTATTGTTTTTGAACGTACCATTAAaaactacattttttaatagcaACTATTAATTCCaatgaatataatttttaaaaacgtATTTAAGCTGGTAAGATTATGATTAAAAATACGGTGTGTTGACATGGACAAACTATGAGGACATGTTGACTGTTATGATTCTGgtgtttttctttaaatttgttaaatgccTTTCTCATTCTTTTGTTTCAAAGTTTAGCAATTAGATGTACTGCATTTTTTCGTATCGCACAAAGCTTGAACCCGCGCAACGTTCAAATCTGCCGTTACCGAATATTTTTCGCAACCGCCACGCCTGGTCACACTGCTTGAagcagcacaacaacaaattccAATTGGAAATAGAAACGAAACAATGCAGATTGCTGCATTATTATACaagtgaagaagaagagaGTGCCATTTTCGGCTGCTATTTTTGCCCGTCTCTgagcctgtgtgtgtgtgtgtgtgtgtcgcgTGTGTGCTCTGCGCTGAGGTGTTTGTTGGCGAACGACAGCGAAAGGcgacaagcaaacaaacaaacaaacaagcaacaCACAGGACGTAAGTGCTTGCAACATCTACCCAAGTTTGTCACCCACTCGTGCCCTCTCTGTCGCACCTGCAGGCGAAACGCAGTTGCGAAAAAACAACAGTGTTTCCccatgtttgtgtttgtgtgtataGATAGCTGTCAATTTTTTTCGCTCtgcatattttctattttgttttgttatatCTTCTATTTTGCTTGgctctgcgtgtgtgtgtgtaggtgtcTTAGCAAATTGCGCCTTTCAGTTGGGAAAACTCtgcaaaaaatagaaacagaaaGCTTGCCTTAAAGTTCAttcctcacacacacagctgaCTTTGTTGTGGAAAAAGGGAGAGAAGAAGAGAAggattttctgctttttgtttgttgcacacacacacatgcgaacAAGCAGCTGTGGCGCGCATGTGTATGTGcttgtgtatttttgtttacctctCTCACACTCTCACTCACTCTCTTCTCCACTGTTTTGCCCTCTGCCAGCGTCGCGGTTGCCAGCGGCGTCGCAACGCAATAAATTTCATGTTATTTCTGATAAGAAAACCAACCGCAATCGGtctatatgtttatatatacaaCTGATCCTTAGCTATTGACCCTAAACAGCGGTGCGAGCAAGATGGCAATATCCCAAAGAAGCAGAGGcataaaacaacaacaatgttgGGTCGTTGCTCCTCTTTTTGCTTCTTCGCTTTCATCTTCtgctccttttgtttttgttaagtTCTTTTGGATACTCCGAAAAGTGTATACCCTACGTTTTAGCTTAATAAAGAAGAcaacaacatttaatttctaaattttaatttaatgctaCCTGAACTATATGGTTAGTTTTTCATGTCAATTTTGCGTTATATTAAATGGGAATTTGGATTAATCTTAAAACAATCTATTCAATTTatgtttttcgattttttttgctaataacatgttttttaataaaactaataGACCAGCTTATACTCTACATTCTggtcaaataaaaacaaaaagcaagcGGAGAGAAACAACGCAAAAGTTGACTTTTCGgttaagaagaagaagccgcAGACGAAGAACAAACagtaaacaataaacaataatcgGTCGCAAATGAAGTTCAGAGATTGtggcaaataataattacGGCACAATTAATGCGTATTTCAACCTAgaatgacaacaacaaagcaaacagCTGATGGTGCAGATTAATTtagctgtttttatttcgatgGTTTTCATCTGTTGCAAGCGCAGTACCGTTagcttttttgttgctttcgACACGCGACGTCGCTGCCGCAGTCGACGTAGCTGTTTGCGTTGGCATACAATCGCGATACCGTTACACGCTGccgcttgttgctgttgtgtttgCCAGCACTTTTGGCACGCACAGTGGCGGTCAATAAAATACGACCCCCTTTGATTCTGTTTGGAGTCCGTTAAACCATATGTACAGTTATATACGGTTATAGCGACTTTCAAGGGACCGACGATTTTACGTCGTTATATCCGGAGAACGGACTAAGataaaggagaaaaaacacattttttgttgtttattttatggtTGCCATGTTCGTAATATGttttaacataaaataaataaatttttaatcaaacaaaaaatgtaataaatttaatttaataacatGGGTTTTTCATAAGAACAAAGctaaaaaactataaatataacGGGACATCTCATGGAATATCTCATGAGGTCTGCACACGAACGCCGTAAACATTTTTGTGACGTCGGTCACtgatatttacatatatttcgAACAGAGTCGTTTGATGccttaatttattatttatttgctgtattatttttaatatatttattattattattattattttgctgtattttttattttgcacgtCGCAATATCCaattgaataataaaaaatatcgtCTATATAAGCGGTTTGTCGCTAAAAGCGGAGACGTACTAACCGGCGGTCCTTTCATATAACTTTGTATGGGGACTGGTTGGCCATCGAGTTTCCGGCGCAATAACCGGACTGACGCTATAAGCGAAGTCGTTATAAGCGGATTCtactgtatgtatgtaataagCCTGAATgtctttttaatatatttcttgGTTGTTTTTACGTTTGTGGCCTGTATCGTGCCGCATAAACTTAGTTGTAAGATGtaggcaaatggcaaaagtcTTTCCAGGATTGGAAAGAGATGGCGATAGAGTGCGAGGAGGTAGAGAGTGTAATAAGAATAACACGGTTAACAGTTCTAACGGCATGTGCAGTTTGCACTCACCTTGCCTATTTTCATTTCCCTCCCACCTCCCCATGACCACCTTGTTTGCCCCTTCTTTATTCTTGTCTTGATTGCAACTGTAAATTGCACGTAATTTGTTTGTTCATTGAGCACGCATTATGCGTTTCGTTCAATTGTTGCTTTCTTGAGCTTTTCTAGTTTGTTTTCTTCTTGTATTTTGTCCTTTATCGCCGACTTTGCTGCCACCTGCTGCGTCGCAGTCGACGTTGCTGCCGGCGTCGGCAGCGCGACTCTGTCtcagattttttgttttgtaccAAAAGCAGCGTCATTTGCCATCCGCATTTCGCGCTGCGCGCTTTGCTTTCCGCTTGTCCGCTTTGTTGTCGTGCgaaaagaagaagcagagTGGCCaagaagtaaacaaaataGCCAAAGTAAAGGTGCAACAATTGAATAGAAATCCGTTTGTTTCGCTCGAAATAATTGCGAAAAGCGAGCCAAAGAAATCGCCAAGTGAGTGAGACattaacaacattttgtgttccttttttttatctactttttttctgtgtggtTCAGTGAACTTCTTGTtactttatattaaataaagttgcCCCGGCAAAAGTGCtaattaattaactaattGAACAGAAGGGCGCAATTTGGATTTCTTTGTTGTCTGCGTTTCGAGTGCATTTCCCTTTTGCACAcattctctctctctcactgcCTTCTctcctgctcccgctgccTCTCCTTCGTGCGGTCTTTGTTCTGCCCGTTCGctccttttgcattttctttgttcaAGCCAGCGGCGCAGCGTCGCAGTCGacggtggcagcggcagcggcagccgaTTTGCATTTGGAGATTGAGCAGAAGGCGGCGTTGTGATAAAGAAGTCTGTGCAGCAGGGGGGCGGATAAAGGAGTGGGTGCAGCGGGCGACGGCGCCTAATTACCCATTACCTTTTTGCTGAGTAATTTGCCGTCGATTTCATAAACAAGTCAAAAACAGGACAACAAACCAGCAGAGGGCAAAATCGAAAGGCTGATAGATTAACTTATATTTTAGTGACTTTTGTTacagaaaatattgaaaaaaaaccTTATAATGTGTTTatgttaaataaacatattttgtgATGTTAACAACCCTTTTTACACTTGATCACTACCAAGTAGTTAGAAAGTCAGCCACCACTGTACCGCCCACTTAGTCGTACCTGCCagtatctacatacatacgcacgtatgtatgtgtttaTTCGGTCATTGTCTGCGTCCGACTTCCTCATACCAAAACCCCTTGCTATTCCAATATACCGCTTATCAATCGGTAAACATCGACGCGGTCAGTGAATAACAATTAACGACTTTGACAGGAGTTAGGAGGAACAAAGAACACATCAAAGGCGCGCATCTGGCATGAATAATAGATGGGAATGCGAATCCGGGCATTATTCATGGGCATCCGCATCCATTCACGGCTTCCCCGAGATCTGTCCCATTTAAATGGAGCCCTACCTGGTCCCCAAACCGACTCATACTCAATTCCGGCTTCGGTGTTTACCGCATAACGTAGCTACGCCTATTAATCATTTAGCACCCGAAGGCGCTAATAGAAAGAGTGTTCTCCTCGGTGGACGGTGCTTCACTGGCTTCTCCAGATCCATCTTGTGGATGTAGAACCACAGCTAAGATGCAGTTCTTCAATATCCAAGGGTATGTTTGCATTGCGAGATATATCCATTCGTTCTGTAAAGATGAACTTCTATATATTGAGAtccataaatatatgaagCATTTTgaataccaaatatatattagtTGTGCTATTGTTATAGCCGTTGGATCTTAACCTACATCGCCCTGAGATAGTTCCTCTCGAGTACAGGGTACACTTCGGTTTGGCAAACTGGACTGTATATTTCGCTAGCTCATTTTTGTTGCGCTTTGTTTGGTTTCCGGGGCGGCAATtatccatgtgtgtgtgtgtgtgtgggttgccCGCTGGAACTACCAACGCCGGGGGCAAGGAGAttgcaaatggaaatcaataATGGAAAGGCCCCTGCCATATCTGCTAGCCATTGCCATAGCCGAAGCCGTAGCCAAAGCCACATAGCCTATATTATAGCCCACTCTCTTACGCTTGTTCTGTTCTGTGCTGTGCTGTTCTGTTGTTTCTCTGCGCTGCGCTGCTCTGCTTTTCCTTGGCTCGAATTCAGCTTTTTGCATAACAgatataacaaacaaacaaacaaaacaaacaaacaaaacaaacacatgcattattaatttcgccttttgttttccacttgcaGTTTTCTTTGGCAGGAAATCTGATATAGCCGGGGATCGGAATCGAAATtggaatcagaatcagaatcggaatcgacATCGAAATCGGAATTGAAATCAGATATATTTGGATTAAGAATCGCACGAGGCAAGTGACTGTAATCGCAGAAATCATTGTTCAATGACAGCAGCCGCGGCAGTTTTTaccgctgctgcttctgcctcTGCTACTGccgctggccacgccccctccgcTTCCGCCCCCAAAACTGATCCCATTGCAGCGGAGAAAGCCAAAGTGCACAGTTAACAACGCCTCAAAGCAACCGAGACTGGAAGATTTAGTTGTGGTCCTGGTCAAGGTAAGGAGTAAACACTAGTAACGCTTAAAATCCCGAGTTTCCAATATGCCTAGGTCATATAAATAATGATCTTTAGAACCAAAACCAAGTAGGCCAGTGTATCGCAGGCACCACTTGCACCACTACAAACTTTTCGGCTTACTCTACATTATATTGTACAGTGCTTCAAGTTTAAGTGACTATTTTGATGTGAACCAATGACTAATTTGCAAATTCCTGCTTACAGAAAGAGGACCACTTTCGGGACAGACAATCGCAGGAGATTTGCAGTCTATAACGTTCGCACATAGAGGCGCTCAAGGTAACAAGGATATCAACGTCACGATGGTGAAGACGTTTCAGGCCTACCTACCGTCCACGAATCGGACATACTCATGTGTTCACTGCCGCGCCCACCTCGCGTCCCACGACGAGCTCATCTCGAAGTCGTTTCAGGGCAGCCAGGGACCGGCCTATCTGTTCAACTCGGTGGTGAACGTGGCCTGCGGCCAGACGGAGGAGCGGGTGCTGCTAACCGGCCTCCATGCGGTGGCGGACATCTACTGCGAGTGCTGCAAGACGCCGCTGGGCTGGAAGTATGAGCACGCCTACGAGTCCAGCCAGAAGTACAAGGAGGGCAAGTTCATCATTGAGCTGGCGCACATGATCAAGGAGAACGGCTGGGACTGAAGGGCTGTCCGTGTGATGGGCTGAAAAATCAGGAGCACACCCGTAACAGGATCAGGAAAAcaggaactgcagcagcagcagcagcagcggcggcgtcggcggcagcggcgggaAAAGCAGCGAGTTcaccacacaaaaaaaacgaaacacacacgcggcaaattgcaaattgcagaCAAAGAGTGCTTACAAAATGGCTAACGTCTGGAAAAATTCGAAAGGagaagaaacagaaaaaaacaagaagaaaaggTCAACCGAAAAGCGAGATCGAGTTTTATCGAGTTTTAGGGTACCACACAATTATGTATATGCTATTATATAGTGCATAACTCGGCGTATCTTAtagaacaaaacaaacaaacaaatcaatcaGACACACAGATATACCGCTCATTCGATCGAAAAACACCCATTATATAGAAAGCTTGATTAGGCTTGGGAAGGATCTCTGCGCTGGCCGCCATCTAGGATTTCCGCACTTTCATTTCGTTTACCATTACCCATTTATACcactttgttttccttttaccATTTTGCGTTGCAAGTTGATTCAATTATGTGTACTTTCTGTGCAAAATCTGCCTTAATTCGAtgatttcaaatattaaaCTGGCGAAAGCCACACGCAAAACAGAACTTGCACTGCCAATAAATGAGAGAAATGTTTAGCATCCAAAAATAACACAGCGACAGCAGGAACCATTTGATGAAACACATGCGAAATcaaaaatgaggaaaacaaATTGATAACACTCACCGACATAGACAAACATACACactcaaacattttttaacgTAGtagttatatttaataaaattattacaattaattatttaatgcaatttagcttgaaacaaacaaaaaacacacgaaAAAGCGAGATAAACTTAAACTACAAATTTGTCAATGTGCAAGCGTAAAGAACAACAGAAATATGAAGACGGCAAGGTGCGCGTCCCCGCCGCCAGGTGGCCTTCAGGTGATGTCCACCGAATGCCACTTGACACGCGGGAACGATGCACCGGTGTGCggggggaaaagggggtgggaaatgaaagaaattatATGAAATACAAGCATATGACATGCCTAACTttagaaagaaaataaatatacactatatatatgcatatatatatgtatatttatataagagAGAAATGCGTATTTATGTCGCAAAATATCGTACATTAATCAAATCGAAGAAAAGCTGGAGCTgagcaagaaaataaatatatgtataatgaTGATGAAAAAGCAGAgcatatttttaaagcaaaatggattatgaaatatgaatatgcaaGAAATAACTGCCAAGAACTATTTAAGTTAAATGATGTTCTCTAAGTAGttatataaatgtatctgatgaatatattttgtggtagcattaaaattaactaaaataaaaggAGAAACAAGTAAACAGAATACAACAACAGagttcaataaaaacaaattcaagAAATCAAATCCCTTTCAAGAAATCAAATCCATTGAAATTGCTGAATACCTATTTGTGTCCTGAATTTCATCCTTTTAAGCAATTGGCCGTACTTAATCTCgatctatacatatatatatgtacatatatgtatatatatctttcCAACTTAAAACCTAGTTTTATCAAAGCTTTGAGCTTTGTTCGACCATTTAGGCATTGACTACTGTACTCCATGCATGTGATGCACCATGAAACGAAacacaaattttgaaaaacggAATTcatacaaaaacgaaaaaccaacTGATGTTagtatttacatacatacatgccaCTATACATActtgcatacatacatactaaaACGAGACCACCTTTacattaaaaaagaaataaaatacaaaaatcataCAAACATTAAAACACATCCAAATACAGTCAGCGACATGCAGCCGATTAAGATGTATTAAAATCTCAATTCAAGATTGCAATAAAGCGCATTTTTAGCTCAATTAACTGATGTTTTCATTCTTTGGGGGGCACcccattttatttgtgtacATTTGGAGAGACAGTGTATTTGCTACAACATTCGGTGTTTTTCAGTGTTatcaaattatataaaatgcatacAGTTGTTGTGTCccattcaatttcaaattctGCATAAATGAAGTATTAGCTTCAGTGTTGTCAGTGTGAGTAGTTCATTTCTGCattattatattcaattgGTTTGCGGTAAAAACAATAAGGAAATGTGTGTGAATTGGCAAGACTAATTGTAAACCGCTTACGCTTAACGTTTAAAGTGTAAAGTGTAACGTGTAAAGTGTAACGTATGTAATGTGTAACGACGAACGATCCATTAGCAGCCGATCACGCTGTGGATAAAAAGTTGTGTGTGTACATAGTTTACAGCAAATCAG contains:
- the LOC122624139 gene encoding ATP synthase subunit delta, mitochondrial — its product is MSFVKNARLLAARGARLAQNRSYSDEMKLTFAAANKTFYDAAVVRQIDVPSFSGSFGILAKHVPTLAVLKPGVVQVVENDGKTLKFFVSSGSVTVNEDSSVQVLAEEAHNIEDIDANEARQLLAKYQSQLSSAGDDKAKAQAAIAVEVAEALVKAAE
- the LOC122624310 gene encoding protein yippee-like — its product is MVKTFQAYLPSTNRTYSCVHCRAHLASHDELISKSFQGSQGPAYLFNSVVNVACGQTEERVLLTGLHAVADIYCECCKTPLGWKYEHAYESSQKYKEGKFIIELAHMIKENGWD